One part of the Drosophila teissieri strain GT53w chromosome 3R, Prin_Dtei_1.1, whole genome shotgun sequence genome encodes these proteins:
- the LOC122621666 gene encoding uncharacterized protein LOC122621666 has translation MSLGNADPWHLKNTVVEQGISVSPNNSDSFEDDFTPPPSENESNVQKDGQIEPLPDSSDYLKLLERKLARVQKGNKLLDNLRDKRQDCMRGLLSSEGVPISIFEQFLELDAPIESGRLHRHLLPVQAVNVGETFHIVEHDALQQSAEEAQKEEEDQPPAEH, from the exons atgTCACTTGGTAATGCCGATCCCTGGCACCTAAAAAACACTGTAGTTGAGCAAGGAATATCCGTGTCTCCGAATAATAGCGACAGTTTTGAGGACGACTTCACGCCCCCGCCCTCTGAAAACGAGAGCAACGTCCAAAAGGACGGGCAAATCGAGCCCCTGCCGGATTCCAGCGACTATTTAAAGCTACTAG AGCGGAAGCTGGCCCGGGTGCAGAAGGGCAACAAGTTGTTGGACAACCTCCGGGACAAGCGGCAGGATTGCATGCGGGGATTGCTGTCTTCGGAGGGAGTGCCCATTTCCATATTCGAGCAGTTCCTCGAGCTAGACGCGCCCATCGAAAGCGGTCGCCTTCATCGCCACCTGCTGCCCGTTCAGGCCGTAAACGTGGGCGAAACTTTCCACATAGTCGAGCACGACGCACTGCAGCAATCGGCAGAGGAAGCacagaaggaggaggaggatcagCCGCCGGCTGAACACTAA
- the LOC122621665 gene encoding translation initiation factor eIF-2B subunit alpha produces MPQITENVQDFDVVKYFLQLLDEDKDLSSGIAAIRTLLMILEKKQFGTIHILHTTMREAVAAMRKTDLSIAAIVSAGELFCRFITLSLDDKHMEECRQIMLNRGKIFLTKLLNSRQVIAQQAQRFITDGCRILTHSRSRVVLKALITASQNKKSFHVYVTQGGTGNSGEEMVKDLHAAGIDCTLILDSATGYVMESVDFVLVGAEAVVESGGVINRIGTYTMGLCAREMKKPFYVLAESFKFSRLYPLNQRDLPNEYKYSRKHLNDVSKVHPLVDYTPPAYITLLFTDLGRLTPSAVSDELIKLYM; encoded by the exons atgccTCAAATTACGGAAAATGTCCAGGATTTTG ATGTGGTAAAATACTTCCTGCAGCTCCTGGACGAGGACAAGGATCTGTCCTCCGGCATTGCGGCCATCAGGACTCTGCTCATGATCCTGGAAAAGAAACAAT TTGGCACCATTCATATTCTACACACAACCATGAGGGAAGCGGTGGCTGCCATGCGGAAAACGGATTTGTCTATAGCAGCCATTGTTTCTGCCGGGGAGCTCTTCTGTAGGTTCATCACTCTCAGTCTGGACGACAAGCACATGGAGGAGTGCCGCCAGATTATGTTGAATCGCGGAAAAATCTTCCTCACCAAGCTGCTCAATTCCCGGCAG GTGATTGCTCAGCAGGCCCAGAGGTTCATCACCGATGGCTGTCGTATATTGACGCACTCCCGATCTCGGGTCGTCCTCAAGGCGTTGATCACAGCCTCGCAGAACAAAAAGTCCTTCCACGTATATGTGACGCAGGGAGGCACAGGGAACTCTGG CGAAGAGATGGTTAAGGACCTGCATGCGGCCGGCATCGACTGCACTCTTATCCTGGACTCAGCCACCGGCTATGTTATGGAATCGGTGGACTTCGTGCTCGTGGGTGCTGAAGCCGTGGTGGAGAGTGGAGGCGTGATCAACCGCATTGGCACCTACACCATGGGCCTGTGCGCTCGTGAGATGAAGAAACCTTTTTACGTTCTGGCCGAGAGCTTCAAGTTCAGTCGTCTGTATCCACTCAATCAGCGCGATCTGCCAAACGAGTACAAG TACTCCCGCAAACACCTGAACGATGTAAGCAAAGTGCACCCGCTGGTCGACTATACGCCGCCCGCCTACATTACCCTGCTCTTCACCGACCTCGGAAGACTAACACCCTCGGCCGTGAGCGACGAGTTAATCAAACTGTACATGTAA
- the LOC122621667 gene encoding uncharacterized protein LOC122621667 — translation MDSTFGKVFMFLTDLAWKSRLTIPIMVTTAFLVMDIRLQIEINIQSGQFNASDLDDVQEGLDDQFGLHDHGSDDETGSDSYSDEEYTNDDGNSEASHYSVDIYDPWGSDDEIDANYSREMRF, via the exons ATGGACTCCACATTCGGTAAAGTCTTCATGTTTCTCACGGACCTGGCTTGGAAAAGTCGTCTCACCATCCCCATCATGGTCACAACTGCATTTCTCGTCATGGACATCCGCCTGCAGATCGAGATCAACATTCAGTCCGGGCAATTT AACGCCAGCGATCTGGATGATGTTCAGGAAGGGCTCGACGATCAGTTTGGGCTGCACGATCACGGGTCCGACGACGAGACCGGCAGTGACAGCTATTCAGATGAGGAGTACACAAACGACGATGGGAACAGCGAAGCATCCCACTACAGCGTGGACATTTACGATCCCTGGGGGTCAGACGACGAGATTGACGCCAACTATTCGCGAGAGATGCGGTTCTAA